Genomic segment of Oryzias melastigma strain HK-1 linkage group LG21, ASM292280v2, whole genome shotgun sequence:
CTTGCTCTGGACTGTCATGAGGTAGTAGATAATTGTGGACGATCTAgtgttaaaaacaacttttaaaaaaaaataacttggatacaaaaagacaaatgagaAACAGGTCTAAAATGAGATAAAACAGAGGTGTCAAGATGAGTTTTTTTAAGAGGAGGCTTAACCACAGCATGCTCTAAAGTCCTTGTTATCCCTTCTTTAGACAGTGGCAGTTTGCATTTCATGTCGAGAGGGGAGAAGACATCTGATGGTCTTCTGGGCTGAGTCTATGACCTTTTGGAAGACTTTCTTGCTGTGCTGCTGGTGAGCCACACACCAATGCAGTACGTCAGAATGGATTCTATGCTGCAGCGGTTAAAGGACAGCAAGAGTCTCTGGCAAACATTGTTTCTCATACCCAGTCAACCATAGTTTCTGGTTAGCCCGAGTGAGGATGCTTCTTTTTGGTGATGTAGGATATCAGCATGTCTGTGTATTCCTTGATGTCTGTGTGGTTGTTGGATGGCAGTTGTTTGAACATGTTTGTTGCTTCGAAGCAGCGCTGCAGAGCAGAAGATGCCCTCTATCGCCAAACTCTTACCTCCTTTAGGACTGTTTCACCCTCTGTCTGTATGAGGGTATTAGCATAACACTGGTGTGATCTGACGGGGGTCACTCTGTAGGCTCCTTTGTGGGGAGTGTAAACAAGGTCCAGTTTATGATTTCCTCTCATTTGAAAGTGTACATGCTGGTTGGACTGTTCTGGAATCTGCATTCCGAGAATGGTGAAGCCATCTGGATGCACTGGATTTTTCTTCCATCCATAAGGGCTCTCTCCATACAACAGGCATGATGGTTGCTCTAGTTAGATGACAGAATGTTGAATGTTGTCACCGAATCATGTTAGGGATGATTCGGTGAAAATAAACACAGCAATTATTCAGTGACCTGAACTGAGCAGTCAAACGTCATCCATCTTTTTGTCCAGAGACCTCATATTAGCTACAAGTATAGATTGTATGGCTGGGCGTTTGGGTTAGCTGCTACCCTGGCCTGGATACCTCCACACTGCCTCCTCTTCCTTGTTCTCGAGCACCACCTCTGGTGCTTCTTTCCGGGGGTAGGCATGGCAGTTGAGTCCAGATGTCAGGTAAACTCACTACACCTCCTGGCAGTCCCAGTTCACAGTCCTCACCTGACTCCAGTCCAGACAAGGACCCACCTATTTCATGAGCAGCACACCGAGCCTTGCtctgtgcaaagtattgtttgtgccaccctccCTGCATATCCGAGCGTTTCCATCTGGACctgattttctgtttctgaccctgctttatctctgattttCTGCTGCCAGCCCTGACCTAATTGAATgtgcacttttattttcatggaTTTATAAATGTTATGGGCAAGAGTAGTAGGATGTAAATcatgtaatttgttttattttttttattttttgtaaaccaGGGTCTTTTAAAGTCCTGAGAATATTTCTTTGAACAAcagtcaacaaaaatatatttatacatttttgatatGAAACTATTATTTTCTTGATCAACTTCATTCCATGAGAAATTGGCTACTttggttttaaatataaaaatatttaacttgctCACTATTCTTTAATTTTCCTGATATATTTAGATTTACTGGccttaatattaaaaaaagaaaggaagactCCAGATTTTATACCTTTGTCCAAAgagtttgttaaaatattatcaaaGTTGCTTACTTACCGTAAACAGGTTTGGTTTTATGTATGAGAGGGGAAAAAACTAGGATAAAGAACCCTACAAAAATCTCCACtatgtgtttctgttttgtgtttaaagaggTTTGTGCTAAAGTCATCTCAAATatatcctttcatttttttaaatcaaatctagagaatttaataaactatcacTAGAATCTCTTATGACAGTCAAGTGGGCAATGGATGacctaataaaaatattgaaacacCTGAGACACAAGAGATATAGCATAGATCAGACCTGATTCTATACTCatatttattgtgaataaacCAAGACACCCCACATCCAGATCTATTCTTCTTGAGATTGCCAGTAAAGATATGAAGCATGTAAGTGTTGTTTCTGTAGATTGGAGCCAAGAAGGATGTAAAGCAGGCCAGGAGGACATCAACTTCCACTGAGAAGTCCTACACTTCCCAGTAATGCTCGCAAAGCCCCCCATAGATACTTCAGAGAAAAGTACAAAGGTTAGCCTTATAACTAGAGTTTTTACTCATAAACTCCTTCAATCTGAGCCATCCCTTTGGTGTCGATCTAGATCCATGTTGTCTGTTGATCCTTATAAAGGTACTTTATCCGCGCACCCCCCCCTCTTTTGCCGGGCagcgaattcgctgctcgccgcctgtcaaaaaatgtgtcccCGACGCTGCGACCGCATGTGgaaggagctaccagctcttattgtggatatctcacttagaatgaatggaagacacatacaaTGTCGAGGAATAAGGTATATTTATtctgaagagttctacaaaaacatcagtaattgtgtctccatgtttggattatgattattattaaaatattttcccggtacagagggctgtgtctgtatgacagctgcttctgcggttttgtgtgtctctgtggctgagcccGTAGGCTCTCTGTTTTGTATTAATCTGAGGGGGGGGGAATAAAATTAGGaggtgtttttcctttttttaatgtttcgaAGAGACCCGAGCTGGCAACCCCCGCAGCATCTCACTGTCTGCTGGTGTAGGTACCGCATATGCTCGGCCTGCAAGATCGGTTCTGGGGGTTGCGGcttgatgacgtgtaagattgtgattggtccagaccattagaccactgtcacgtgacacaGGAAATGACACACTTCCGCTATAACAATGCACGGACTCCATCCGAGTAAAGAACCAAGGAGGTCTGAACAAGTATGCAAAGAATCACAAGAGGGGGCATAATATTTGCAATCaaccgcaaaaaccttgacaacaaactAATTCAATCGAGGCGTATCAATACGGGATAATGATCGTTATCTTAATAGAAAGAAATCAGGCTGGAAACGTGAagtttgtgctaaagtgggtgctttggagtagcatgctagcttgttgtttttcgcaaattcaaaagaaaaaaaaaaaggaagtggtTATTCGCTcgtaattttttcaaaatacattcTGGCAGTGTTAAACTTCTTTTTGGTCGCAGGGACCGGAGGAAATCCCGCTGGAATATCCAGCTCACTTTCTGCTTAGTGACATACACACTGAAGAGAGCAGCcattagtgaaggagctgtcaatgcaaaACAATACCACAGCcaggtcctttttttttttctttcttttttttaaaaataaacttcattattATAACATCatttcagtacagaaaaaatgtgcaagatAGCTAAGTCGTTTGTCTAAGCTACCGTAGTGTGACGTTATTACTAGTTGAAAGCCCCGGAGCCGATCTTGCAGGCCGAGCATGTGGTACATACACTGGCATATGGAGGGCCTGTGCTCCTCCACAGGAGCCAAAGCCACTGATCTGTTGGGTTGGGCACCAATTGGGCTTtatgcggttccggtgccaaagcagttctttggtttcggttcctaatcTGTTCCAATTTCTGTACTCCGCTCCCCGCCCCGCGCTCCGCAGTCCCCGCTCCCCGCCCTCCCCAATTCCTGCATGCGCTCTGCGGTTCCTGCTCCCTGGTTTTCGCCCTGCGGTCGTCGGGCCACGGTTCCCGGCCTGTGCTCTGTGGTCTCCGCTCCCCGGCTCCCACCCTGCAGTCCCCGATTCCCACTCCCAGCTCAACGGTCCTAGCAGTGGCTCTCTGTTTCTTGGCATGTGGAGTGGGTTAGCTCCGATGATGTCCGTGAGGCTGTCCGGCTGCAACCAGAGAACTGCAGCTCTGTGTAGCACTTCGTTAATATCCAAAATGAATTAAGGAAATTATTTAACTAGATTAAATTTCAAAAGAGTAGGTTCGGCTGCTGGAGCTGGGTGTGCAGTGAAACGAATTGACACTGTCGTGATATCAAGCTttgtatttacaaaagaaaatatttacaacagCGCACAACAATACAATGAAGAAAGTAAGTCAGTTCTGTTTTTTCCCGATACAGTTCACTTGTGTGAGACCGCAGCAACGTTCCTCGCCAACAGCGGCAGTGTTGGTCAGTAGAGAGAAGGTCCGTCCTGGTAATCCATTCAATGTTCTCCACTCGGGGGAAGTAGATCCAACTCTTGGGCCTCCAAGCCTGGTAGCTCGCCAACCGGGATCTCTCCTCTACTTGGAACCTGGCCTAGAGCGGCCCATAAAACAGCGTTTAcgtaacaaaagaaaaacaaacagagcgCTCACACAACATATacaatgctaatgctaacatcgCCTTCCCTCACCAGTCCCGAGGTGAAACTGACATAAAGTCAGATTGTCTAATTGACAACACCGATCAACCGCCCAGTAGTCCTGCAGCCGCTTCCCTGTATCGCTGACAGGCTCATGCAGCCAGACCCGCGTCAGCTGATTTTAAAAGAGTCAGCTGATCCCAGGACCCCACGTGATTGGCTAATCAAGTCCCAACCATGCAAACAATCTAAAGGGACCCAGCTGATGTGTGTTACAGCTGctacaggacaaaaacgctcgtattggatagtattctacccgctgatcgggtcactgaaaacgtcccgtgctcaaagctgagttgctgattggctgactgGACCCAGCAACCCGTCAAACTTCAGCCTGTCGCTCACATCGATTCAATTCGGATCAGAGCGCGTCTGGACCATTGAATAACATTGGAGCTGGCAGCTTCTGCTGCGcaaatcgcgttcggtgtgaatgcaccttaatcCAGAGTAAGGAGCAGGCAATAGCATGAGAGCAACAAAACCTCTGTTGTTAAGTAGATTTTTAGTGAAATGTAACAAGAACAATGAAACCGTTATTATGAAGTAATCGGAAAGATTCCAATTGTAATGACCTAATTAAGGTTTACTTTATAAAAGGTGCACCTGGTACAGCAATTGTATTTGCACTTGGGTTGTAGCTTAATAAGTAACACAACAGGGATCACTGCTGAATAGAAGTTGGTGATAAAATACTTATGGCTTACATTTATGTAATATAAGATGATGTGGACAATCTAcacaaaaatccccaaaaagaAAGATCTTTCCTTCAAAGTTAAACATTCttcatttacagattttttacaGATTTGGGCCTCCattgtgcagattttttttttttttgtcaaacactTTTCTCACTGCTCACAACACAGTGAGCATTCCCAAATAGTCTGATGATGTCTTCAGTTATTAACCCCTGCGAATAACGGAGGAATACTGTAATGGATATTGAAGGTCTGTTGGTGTCATGTCTGCTCTGCTGCCTGTTGTACAGCGGAaggatcatttcttttttttaatttagctattCCCCTTTAGTCAATGCAGTTTTTCTCCAGACAGATGGATTGACATGAACCTTCACTGAGTGTTCAATACAGAAGAggattaagtttttttttttagccttgtTTGAGTTTGGTTGTTATGATGAGTTTGTTTACAGggtagtatttttttcttgaaagacTAAATGAGACCCTTAGAGGGTAAGATAGATCTGTTAAATAGTAGCTCTGACATAAACATGTTTGAGAAACAACACAGATTGAGAACAGTTCTCTGTAGAATCTCAGGCTTTTTTAAAGAgttctgtttaattttttttaaagcattttgacGACTGATATGAATGTAACATACATAAGTCTTGAGGGTCATGTGGAGATAGAAAAGTACAGgtatttctatttctttatgatgttaactgtttatattttgattgtCTGCAGCAATTGTACGATAGTTTCTCTGATTGTGATTCACAAGAACCTTCATGAGcctatgtacatttttattgcagCACTGTTGATCAACTCTGTTCTTTTCAGCACAAACATCTACCCCAAACTCTTGGCAGACTTTTTATCTAAAGAACAGATCATCTCTTATGAAGCCTGTCTCCTTCAGATTCTAATTTTTTACTCATCCAGTTGTTCAGAATTCTTACTGCTGGCAGCCATGTCTTATGACAGATATGTATCCATATGTAAACCTCTGCAATATGCTAttcttatgaaaaaaacaattgtctttattttactgGGATTGGCCTGGATTGTACCCGTTTGTCACCTTATTGTGCCAGTTATTGGAAATGCAAAGTCAGAGCTTTGCAGCTTTACATTAAAAGGCATTTTCTGCAACAATTCCATCAATTACCTTTTCTGTGCAGGTTCTAAAGCCCTGTTAACCTTTGGTTTAGTTACTCTGTTCAACATTGCTATTCTTCCCATGCTGTTCATCATTTTCACATATGCAAAGATCCTCATAGTGGCTTATAAAAGTTGTAGAGAAGTTaggagaaaagctgctcaaACCTGTTTACCTCACCTGCTGGTTTTAATCAACTATTCCTGCTTGCTTACATATGACATGATTATAATAAGGCTGGAGTCAAATTTTTCAAAGACCGCTCGCTTTATAATGACACTACAGATGATCATGTATAATCCTCTTTGCAATCCAATCATTTATGGactgaaaatgacagaaatttaTAAACATGTGAAGAATTTGTTCTATAAAGTTAGACATGACTGCTGATTTGACATCTTCTGTGTCAGCTCGTGTCAGAGACTAAATATGCTCGTAAATTTATTTGGACAACGTTAGAACTCAGGTGTTAGAAATATAATGGTTAATTTATCCATTTACAGTTTGTCTAAATTTAACAACTAGGCCCTTAGTTTTGGCaaaaaagtagattaaaaattttatcattaaaatgtttcctttatgtGTTTATAATTGTATATCAAAATTGACTTCCTATCCTAATGGTATGGCCATCATTATAttggttttgttaaatttaagtttggaTATTACAATGTGTGTGTACAATCATGCACCAATATTGTCAAATGACTGCAATACATTTCTAACAGCCCCAGCTGACAGTACCAAATCATAAATATGACTAATGTTATATAGTTATATATAtgaacacatatatatatatatatataattctttTTTCTCGTGGCTAATGTCCTTTTCTAAAAGGCTCCTCTATCAGCTGTAGAAGGAAGAGAAGCAGAACATAGAATAACTCTGTTCTGATGTTTTGGTTGGTGTTTTATAtggtgttttatttctgttaggACCATAGtaattccatttttattttgggatgctTGTTTGGTTCTTTCTCTATCAGTTAAATTCCCTCCCAATAAAGGTAGTAGGCTGGTACAGGGAAATAAAATGCTGGAAGATTATATATTTGTGAGAGGGAGAAGGGCTTTGTACTGTATCCTGAAATCTGTTTGACTCAATAAATGTCAAACCTATTAAAAGCTCTGAAGACAGCCGTGTTCtggtaattaattaatttatttgtttatttcttctcCTATTTTCTTCAACTTCTGGGCTTCATCCAGGCTGGAGGCTTCATCATAGAATAACTCAAAAATTCTGTGTGACTTGGGTGGACCCTGCGTATTTATGCATTTAAcaaaaggcaaaagaaaaacaacaacaaaaaaacttataaaCTAATTATCCAGATGTCCTGCAGTGTTTAAGCAATGCCTCAGCAACACAAATGGCCTTGCCCAAACCGTTCAACAACCAAAGCCTCAACAATAAGTCACCAACTTTTACAGCCCCTCCTTCCTGTGTTGGAAACatgttaatcaaatcaaactttatttataaacaagTCCTTCTTCTACTTGCGCAGCTTGAAGCtctttacagttaaaaacagacaataaatgaataaatcaataaaaagagtcCACCCTTTTCCCAACCCCTCCATCcattaacacacacaaacaatgaATACTTCTAAAAGTTagtttggtaacactttataataagattcctcaacaagctttattaacacatacacaaacattcttaatgtgtttataggatgtttataagacatttattagcacaataatcCAATTAGTAAGATGCATTAAAGTTTAAAGAGAGACGATTGTCTAAAGTCCATTAACTTCTTACAACCTTAACAAATGTTTAACTATCTTTgccaacattatattgagtgttttgcagtaCCTCTTCTACAGTATTACCGTCAATTCTAAAAGAAACTTAAGGCTTGGGGCAGCTgtaagaaaatagtattttggaGCCAGCTCAGCCACAGGAACATCACCACAGTGCCCACCCAGACCGAGACAGCAATGGCATCCACTCCACAACCGTGATGAGTCTGACCCCAACCACCCCAACAAAGGAAGACTACGGCAGCAATGACCCCAGTCAGAACCGGCAACTCCTGGCACAAAGGATCCCCAAAGGGAAACATTAAAAGGAACATTAAAAGgaagatgttgaaatttaaTACAcatgtatgtaaaaaaacacaacataacattaaaataatattagatAAAGAGAATAATGtatgttaaaacattaaaataattattaaacatgtttttaaaatgatttaaaagccatgttaaaaaggtgagtcttgagcCTCTGTTAACTATAGAGCTGAGAATCTCGGGGCAACTCATCATACAATGCAATTTACGATACAGCCGaggggtggccgtggtgcagtggtagggcggtcgactcctgatcagaagtgagcgggttcgactcccgccttgtccccccatgtgttgaagtgtccttgggcaagacactgaaccccgaattgcctctggtgggaggttggtgccagtgtttggcagcagagccaccaccagtgtgtgaatgtgtgagtgggtctgtgactgtgaacgctttgggccctcgaaggagggtagaaagcgctatacaagtatacgccattcaCCATTTACCATACGTGGCTCACGATACCAATAGTATCTCGATATGGCAAACATTGCaaaaatcaatatattacctTAGTACTCtatgatatataactatttttacaaacaaatgtatctttttattatcttcaaaaccttcttttagaacaatttaaaacacaacttgTTCATTTAACGCTCtatccaacattaaaataaaattatcaataaatactaatgtgtCTTTACGAtaattacatatatttttgggtaactaataaacaaagcttcaGTTAAGAACCAAAATTCAGAGCATATCAAATAATCTTCTCACTTCAAAGACCAGTAATGctgcatttattaaattttttgtcagatcatttattattattattgaggtACAATCTGAACTTTTATCTTGTTAATATtatatgatcattgttttttacagtgcttGTATCCATATCCATGCTCCTTTCATTAAAATTTCCTGCACTtatctttgataatcaacactttaaTAACGTACTTCACGTGTGTActcacctgttggatcaattaCGCCGCTAGACATCTCATTTGAACGGTCAGACGCTGCACACCTCTCTGCTAGAATCAGCTTTATTTTAGCACCTTAGGGACAACTATAAAGCCCAGTGCCAGAGGAACCTCAGGGTCCACGAGGTCTCATACTTTAAAAGTAAATCACATAAATAAGAAGGCTCAAAACcattcaaacatttataaaccattgaGGAAGCCATGAAGGTAACCAATGTTTTTATCAATGAGAACCTCACTAAACACAATGTTAACAATCTCAAAGAATGTGTTACTTTAAAGTtctcctctgatgaaaatcctgtgttttgagttttaaacatgtatgtgtggcatttttcttctgaaagagaacaaatataataagaaatcattttgatttgtaaaggaggatttctccttttaaatcaatcaaactatcttggacagactctgtttgaatgaataatcttctttccatcaacagctctgctgcacatgcactaaaccctcatctgttccagCTAGCGTGCATATCTCATGTgctggagaagaaaaaatggTATCTTCCCACTTCTATGCCTCATAGAAGAGCCAAACTGATGTGGGCTTTTTCCCAGGGACTTTACTTTGAGAAAATTATGGATTATATTTATTGTATGAAACAAGCACTTTGAAAAAGAGTCATTTGTGagctggaaggagaaagaatcaggcttTTGTAATAAGGTATATTTGAAGAAGGATGCTCTACCCACTATCAAGACACCAAGTGGACGGCCTGCACTTACGCCGATAGGTTTTGTTTTAGGCTGATGTTTTTTGAATGTAGTTACATAtgacaaactggaaaaaagttcattttggcTCCACGTCAGACGTGCAGCAAAAGTGTGCGTTATTGCATTTCCCGCTCGTATTTTAATTttgtccaaggctggattttttttttttttttgtcggccactcattttaaattaaactgaaagGTAAAACCCCATTAGCTGTCATAAATATGGAGGCGTTACATTCGGCAGTGTTTGCCCCTCCTCCTTTGCCCTCACCTGGTTGCCACAGCTGCATTACATTTGTCATTATTCTCCAGGTTTTTAAGTAATGGTCTTTCGGTCTCTGAGTGTCGCAGTCTTGTGTTAACAGCTATGTTCTTTTGCCTTCTCCTTTGAGtacattttgttattaaattttATGTTAATCCACAATCTGGATTTTAGTCCTTCCTGCTCCTGACTTCCTCTAGTCCTTCCTTTTTGCCTGACGCTGTAACAGGAGGAGGACTGAGCTGCAAAACCGGCAGCGCTCAGAAACCACTGGGTGGCTTAACCCTACACGTAACCGTAATCCTAAACGTAACCCTTCCTCTGGGTTCATGCATCTAAAAACTTTAACACTTTAGAAAACGATGCGTGATTTGACACTTTCTCTATCGTGGTTTTATTCATTTCCTCCTCAAGTTAATTCATCGATCAGCATATGCTAGAATAAAATCAGTTACGAACCCCCAGCTAGTGCTGGTCGCTGGTGCAATGCagcctaaatgtttttttttgttttttttatgggtCTGTTAAAGTTCTTGTTTGTAATTTGATTAGAATGCAGGGTCTGGTACATCAGTTTAAGCAATCCGCATATTGTTCAAAAAGTGTCGATTTGGAACCGAAGATATATCACTTCTCAACATTTCTTTATTgataaagttaaactttttagaATAGAGACTGTTAGTCTGTGTCGTTTGTGTCCCCTTTTTGTTAAGCTCCTCCCTCATGCAATACTTTGCCATGGGATTTCGTCTAAATCAAACCATGTGTGAAATTAAGAAATAGCTTTTGAACGTTCTAGACATGCAAATTATGCTAGTGAATCAAATGCGAATGatgtagtatttttatttattttttttaacttgtttttcaaTGCAAAAGCGTGTTGGTAATTTAGAAGTTACctaatggtattttttttttgtttcaatcagAACAACATCATTTCTGCTTCAGCCACAAAGACACAAGATGTCTCATGTCAGTGACATGAGACATCGTGAAAAACAATTGTAGCATATCACCCTTGGAAACAACGGCGATAACCTTTGGCAAACATCTGTTTTGAACATCCCAACTCAAGTGGAATGCCTTTTTCAGATAAAAGAGTCCCTCTCCCAGCAGGGGGGGGGGCATAAAGTGGGCTGGGATCCCTACCTTCCACTCGGATGTAAGTCATTAAAACTGGGCCAGAACGCTGACTATTTGCATTTGAAACTCTAATGTCGGCCGTCAACTTCAAAGAATCTTGGTTCCAGGAGACTGACCCCCTGGAGGGTGGAAGCCTTCCTGACAGACACTCTGAAtcctttgtttgaaaaaatgt
This window contains:
- the LOC112137950 gene encoding olfactory receptor 6N2-like, whose translation is MNVTYISLEGHVEIEKYRYFYFFMMLTVYILIVCSNCTIVSLIVIHKNLHEPMYIFIAALLINSVLFSTNIYPKLLADFLSKEQIISYEACLLQILIFYSSSCSEFLLLAAMSYDRYVSICKPLQYAILMKKTIVFILLGLAWIVPVCHLIVPVIGNAKSELCSFTLKGIFCNNSINYLFCAGSKALLTFGLVTLFNIAILPMLFIIFTYAKILIVAYKSCREVRRKAAQTCLPHLLVLINYSCLLTYDMIIIRLESNFSKTARFIMTLQMIMYNPLCNPIIYGLKMTEIYKHVKNLFYKVRHDC